One genomic segment of Drosophila gunungcola strain Sukarami unplaced genomic scaffold, Dgunungcola_SK_2 000176F, whole genome shotgun sequence includes these proteins:
- the LOC128265910 gene encoding uncharacterized protein LOC128265910 — translation MEVPWIVFLVSVRVTLGHRPLWILEDGLTKRQRLDRPEADYETTTRMSPLMIRRQGRGGRGPEPGPITFLVRHEDRDEPATPPPPPPPLPRRPTSSLPQRRFMRPHHRLQLPHQYVQPAIPKSRSHRRAGSRHLPVFDNGPGENSLQLGRDNYPIFVYNGTRGELILNTMLSRRRYPMQEPVPGQVLYPPSTPMFRPKPIVQRFRVPGQREMMNLTLIPFYAHEAVSDPGLTSTSTSTSSSSSSSTQPTISSTTPTPPPPSYETQLPRIEEMVSRLGKRKRKKAKQYEAFHSPQEVMQWQTVLRRSTGHSHSNHRHFAGESGETGELVEHQQLADLSNQLDEEAEVEMDEPDWLAQQEAETEVELPLEQTETSTTSSSSTEPFQIVYIDESLERPMVEEHRTTSSSPPPPPPPPVPPLVRQSSRYALKREYYAFPVYTLGKLLQNPSKNLLEKSDRSARSSSEREPSTWFILNSRYKGPHHRSLGSSDNPTKYYTSKYMENSLRPRR, via the exons ATGGAGGTGCCTTGGATTGTTTTTCTAGTTTCGGTAAGGGTAACCTTGGGCCATCGGCCACTGTGGATACTGGAAGACGGGCTGACCAAAAGGCAAAGACTGGATCGCCCAGAGGCGGATTATGAAACGACAACCAGGATGTCACCGCTGATGATCCGGCGGCAGGGAAGGGGAGGGCGAGGTCCTGAGCCCGGGCCCATTACCTTTCTGGTTCGACATGAAGATCGGGATGAACCGGCCacaccacctcctcctccgcctcctcttCCGCGGAGACCCACCTCCTCCTTGCCCCAGCGACGCTTCATGAGGCCCCATCATCGGCTGCAGTTGCCCCATCAGTATGTGCAACCAGCGATACCGAAAAGCAGGAGTCACCGACGAGCAGGAAGTCGTCATCTGCCCGTTTTCGATAATGGTCCCGGGGAGAATTCGCTGCAATTGGGCCGGGATAACTACCCCATATTCGTGTACAATGGAACCAGGGGCGAGCTTATACTTAACACCATGCTGAGCCGGCGCCGATATCCCATGCAGGAACCAGTTCCCGGTCAAGTCCTCTATCCACCATCGACGCCCATGTTTCGGCCCAAGCCGATTGTCCAGCGATTCCGTGTGCCAGGACAACGGGAGATGATGAACCTGACCCTAATACCCTTTTATGCCCATGAGGCGGTCAGCGATCCGGGTTTGActagcaccagcaccagcaccagcagcagcagcagcagcagcactcaGCCCACGATTAGCTCTACCACGCCAACTCCACCTCCTCCGTCGTATGAGACGCAGCTGCCCAGGATCGAGGAAATGGTGAGCCGCCTGGGCAAGCGGAAACGGAAGAAGGCCAAGCAGTATGAGGCATTCCATTCGCCCCAAGAAGTGATGCAATGGCAGACTGTGCTGCGTCGATCCACTGGTCACAGCCACAGCAATCACCGGCATTTCGCTGGTGAAAGTGGCGAAACTGGGGAACTGGTGGAGCATCAGCAGTTGGCAGACCTAAGCAACCAGCTCGACGAGGAGGCGGAGGTAGAGATGGATGAACCAGACTGGCTGGCACAACAGGAAGCCGAAACGGAAGTGGAACTACCACTCGAGCAAACGGAAACctccaccaccagcagcagcagcactgaGCCCTTCCAGATCGTCTACATCGATGAGAGTCTGGAGCGACCGATGGTGGAGGAGCATCGGACCACCAGCAGCagtccaccaccaccaccaccaccaccagtgCCACCACTTGTGCGACAGAGCTCTCGTTATGCACTGAAAAGGGAATACTATGCCTTTCCAGTTTATACGCTGGGTAAACTGCTCCAAAATCCATCCAAGAATCTGCTCGAGAAGAGCGATCGCTCAGCGAGAAGCTCATCGGAACGGGAGCCCAGCACCTGGTTTATCCTGAATTCACG CTACAAGGGACCCCACCACCGCTCACTGGGATCGTCGGATAATCCGACCAAGTACTATACCTCCAAGTACATGGAAAACAGCTTAAGACCCCGCAGATAG
- the LOC128265916 gene encoding uncharacterized protein DDB_G0290587, with product MCLYFVIAVILAGSQLSNAFWWPKTTTETREPSVPVLQHIPLTYFRTYTYQPLGPGFFGFGAAQTPLLPGGQYDPYAVTSYAAARRHDSLSRPEVTPPAGLPSSSSSSTTSTTTTPAPTTTPTTTTTTTTTTTTPAPTTTSSTTTTTTTPPPPPPRSTSSSYSEGSSTSSLMRFGEYPTYNRRLSNLYNGRPQYPYPDYFNYQSSHHNLLSDQGASGSRIQFVPCMCPVSVPSLVSSSPVATVSPHLATTSTSVYQSQPVARHIDSKEVEVEADADGETESEGEEEEDDGEEEQGQEEGATKDQPETQETTSYSPA from the exons atgtgtcTATATTTTGTG ATCGCTGTAATCCTGGCTGGTTCCCAACTGTCCAACGCCTTTTGGTGGCCAAAGACAACAAC GGAAACCAGGGAGCCAAGTGTTCCGGTGCTGCAGCACATCCCGCTCACCTACTTCCGCACGTACACCTATCAGCCGCTGGGTCCCGGATTCTTTGGCTTCGGAGCTGCCCAGACACCCCTGCTTCCCGGTGGCCAGTACGATCCGTATGCGGTGACCAGCTATGCGGCTGCCCGGCGACATGACTCCTTGTCCCGGCCGGAAGTTACTCCTCCGGCGGGATTGcccagtagcagtagcagtagcaccactagcaccaccaccactccAGCTCCAACAACCACGCCGACGACAACGACGACTACTACGACGACGACCACCACTCCGGCACCGACGACAACGAGCAGCACTACAACTACGACgacaacaccaccaccaccaccgcctaGATCAACCAGTAGCAGTTACTCCGAGGGATCATCCACTTCCAGTTTGATGCGATTTGGTGAATATCCCACGTACAATCGCCGGTTGAGCAACCTCTACAACGGCAGGCCCCAGTATCCGTATCCCGACTACTTTAACTACCAGTCGTCGCATCATAATCTGTTGTCGGATCAAGGCGCCAGCGGCAGTCGCATCCAATTTGTGCCCTGCATGTGTCCAGTGAGTGTGCCCAGTTTGGTCTCATCCTCGCCGGTGGCCACAGTGTCTCCCCATCTGGCCACCACATCCACCAGTGTCTACCAGTCCCAGCCGGTGGCGCGTCACATCGATAGCaaggaagtggaagtggaagcgGATGCTGATGGCGAGACAGAAAGCGAGggagaggaggaggaggacgacggGGAGGAGGAGCAGGGACAGGAGGAGGGTGCCACCAAGGACCAGCCGGAAACGCAGGAGACGACTTCATATAGTCCCGCCTAA